A single genomic interval of Vulpes vulpes isolate BD-2025 chromosome 3, VulVul3, whole genome shotgun sequence harbors:
- the ZC3H15 gene encoding zinc finger CCCH domain-containing protein 15 — protein MPPKKQAQAGGSKKAEQKKKEKIIEDKTFGLKNKKGAKQQKFIKAVTHQVKFGQQNPRQVAQSEAEKKLKKDDKKKELQELNELFKPVVAAQKISKGADPKSVVCAFFKQGQCTKGDKCKFSHDLTLERKCEKRSVYIDARDEELEKDTMDNWDEKKLEEVVNKKHGEAEKKKPKTQIVCKHFLEAIENNKYGWFWVCPGGGDICMYRHALPPGFVLKKDKKKEEKEDEISLEDLIERERSALGPNVTKITLESFLAWKKRKRQEKIDKLEQDMERRKADFKAGKALVISGREVFEFRPELVDDDDEEADDTRYTQGTGGDEVDDSVSVNDIDLSLYIPRDVDETGITVASLERFSTYTSEKDENKLSEASGGRAENGERSDLEEDNEGEGQENGAIDAVPVDENLFTGEDLDELEEELNTLDLEE, from the exons ATGCCCCCCAAGAAGCAGGCGCAGGCCGGGGGCAGCAAGAAGGCGgagcagaagaagaaggagaagatcATCGAG gACAAAACTTTTGGCCTAAAGAATAAGAAAGGagcaaagcaacagaaatttatcaagGCTGTCACTCATCAGGTTAAGTTTGGTCAACAAAATCCACGTCAG GTAGCACAAAGTGAGGctgaaaagaaattgaagaaagatGACAAGAAGAAAGAATTGCAAGAACTGAATGAGCTGTTCAAACCTGTAGTTGCTgctcaaaaaataagtaaag GTGCAGATCCCAAGTCCGTGGTGTGTGCATTCTTTAAGCAAGGACAGTGCACTAAAGGAGATAAGTGTAAGTTCTCTCATGACTTGACTCTGGAAAGAAAGTGTGAAAAGCGGAGTGTTTACATTGATGCAAGAGATGAAGAACttgaaaaag ataCTATGGATAATTGGGATGAGAAAAAACTGGAAGAAGTAGTGAACAAGAAGCACGGTGAGGcggaaaagaaaaaaccaaaaactcaaaTA GTGTGTAAGCATTTCCTTGAAGCTATTGAAAACAACAAATATGGCTGGTTTTGGGTATGCCCTGGAGGTGGTGATATTTGCATGTATCGTCATGCCCTTCCTCCTGGATTTGTgttgaaaaaggataaaaaaaaggaagagaaagaagatgaaatttCATTAGAAGATCTAATCGAAAGAGAG CGTTCTGCCCTAGGTCCAAATGTTACCAAAATCACTCTAGAATCTTTTCTtgcatggaagaaaagaaaaagacaagagaagatTGATAAACTTGAGCAAgatatggaaagaaggaaagcagattTCAAAGCAGGGAAAGCATTAGTG ATTAGCGGTCGCGAGGTATTTGAATTTCGTCCTGAACtggttgatgatgatgatgaggaagCAGATGATACCCGTTACACCCAGGGAACAGGTGGTGATGAG gttGATGATTCAGTGAGTGTAAATGACATAGATTTAAGCCTGTATATCCCAAGAGATGTAGATGAGACAGGTATTACTGTAGCCAGTCTCGAAAGATTCAGCACCTATACTTCAGAAAAGGACG aaaacaaattaagtGAAGCTTCTGGAGGTAGGGCTGAAAATGGTGAAAGAAGTGATTTGGAAGAGGACAACGAAGGGGAGGGACAGGAAAATGGAGCCATCGATGCTGTTCCTGTTGATGAAAATCTTTTTACTGGGGAAGATTTGGATGAACTAGAAGAAGAATTAAACACACTTGATTTAGAAGAATGA